The Phycisphaeraceae bacterium genome includes a window with the following:
- a CDS encoding carbon starvation protein A, which yields MGPLAIALLSGLLLVVAYVTYGRWLGRRIFELDDRAVCPSRKLTDGVDYVPTPTSVVFGHHFTSIAGTGPIVGPAIAVMWGWVPALAWVLMGSIFIGAVHDFGSLVVSLRNRGQTVGEIAGRVIAPRVRVLFLVVLFMALTIVLAIFGLVIAAVFRTYPGAITPCLLQVPLAVMIGLWMRRGGTNLLLPSLGVLVLMYLSVIYGDVGVLAGFNHHLAEKSPMWWVIALLLYSAVASVVPVWVLLQPRDYINSLQLISAMGLIVLGLLVAALIGGAPLPGTGERVPLEVVAPAFEWAPSGAPAMLPFLFITIACGAISGFHCLVSSGTTSKQLKNESDAQCVGYGGMLTEGFLATIVILACVAGLGLGITSASGGVLTGSEAWASRYDSWGTANSLARKISGFVDGSANLLEAIGISETVAVALMGVLVASFAGTTLDTACRLQRYVVQELAGTLSRGGEAKGLRRGPVWGLLRSRWGATGLAVVVAVVMAAMPTPGSVWSWENAGRGGLILWPMFGATNQLLGGLAFLVIAFYLRRKGKPVWFLIAPMVFMLVIPAWAMVAQLGDWWVAERPNWVLIGVAVATLALEVWMVAEAAVVWRKVRPGGAFTGVGAGI from the coding sequence ATGGGACCTCTTGCGATTGCCCTGCTGTCGGGGCTGCTGCTGGTTGTGGCTTATGTGACGTATGGCCGATGGCTCGGTCGGCGTATTTTTGAGCTGGACGATCGTGCGGTGTGCCCGTCGCGGAAGCTGACGGATGGTGTGGACTATGTGCCGACGCCTACGAGCGTGGTTTTTGGTCATCACTTCACGTCGATCGCGGGGACGGGTCCGATTGTGGGTCCGGCGATTGCGGTGATGTGGGGTTGGGTGCCAGCGTTGGCGTGGGTGTTGATGGGGTCGATTTTTATTGGGGCGGTGCATGATTTCGGGTCGCTGGTGGTGTCTCTGCGGAATCGTGGTCAGACGGTGGGAGAGATTGCGGGTCGTGTGATTGCGCCGCGGGTGCGGGTGTTGTTTCTTGTTGTTTTGTTTATGGCGTTGACGATCGTGCTGGCGATTTTCGGGTTGGTGATCGCGGCGGTGTTTAGGACGTATCCGGGGGCGATTACGCCTTGTTTGTTGCAGGTCCCGTTGGCGGTGATGATCGGGTTGTGGATGCGTCGGGGTGGGACGAATCTGTTGCTGCCGTCGCTGGGTGTGCTGGTGCTGATGTATTTGTCGGTGATCTACGGAGATGTGGGTGTGCTGGCGGGGTTCAATCATCATCTGGCTGAGAAGAGCCCGATGTGGTGGGTGATTGCGTTGCTGCTTTATAGCGCGGTGGCGTCGGTGGTTCCGGTGTGGGTGTTGTTGCAGCCGAGGGACTACATCAACAGTCTGCAGTTGATCAGTGCGATGGGGTTGATTGTGCTGGGGTTGTTGGTGGCGGCGTTGATCGGCGGGGCTCCGTTGCCGGGGACGGGGGAGCGGGTGCCGTTGGAGGTGGTGGCACCGGCGTTTGAGTGGGCTCCTTCGGGGGCACCGGCGATGCTGCCGTTTTTGTTTATCACGATCGCGTGCGGAGCGATCAGCGGGTTTCACTGTCTGGTGAGTTCCGGGACGACGTCGAAGCAGCTCAAGAATGAGTCGGATGCGCAGTGTGTGGGTTATGGGGGGATGCTGACGGAGGGTTTTCTGGCGACGATCGTGATCCTGGCTTGTGTGGCGGGGTTGGGGCTTGGGATCACGAGTGCGAGTGGTGGTGTGTTGACGGGCTCGGAGGCGTGGGCGAGTCGGTATGACTCGTGGGGGACGGCGAACTCGCTGGCGCGGAAGATCAGCGGGTTTGTGGACGGCTCGGCGAATCTGTTGGAGGCGATTGGGATATCGGAGACGGTGGCGGTGGCGTTGATGGGCGTGCTGGTGGCGTCGTTCGCGGGGACGACGTTGGATACGGCGTGTCGTTTGCAGCGGTATGTGGTGCAGGAGCTGGCGGGGACGCTGTCGCGGGGCGGTGAAGCGAAAGGGTTGCGCAGAGGACCGGTGTGGGGGTTGCTGCGGAGTCGTTGGGGGGCGACGGGTTTGGCGGTGGTGGTGGCAGTGGTGATGGCGGCGATGCCGACGCCTGGGAGTGTCTGGAGTTGGGAGAATGCGGGCCGTGGAGGGTTGATTCTGTGGCCGATGTTCGGGGCGACGAATCAGTTGTTGGGCGGGTTGGCGTTTCTGGTGATCGCGTTTTATTTGAGGCGCAAGGGCAAGCCGGTGTGGTTTTTGATTGCTCCGATGGTGTTCATGTTGGTGATTCCGGCGTGGGCGATGGTGGCCCAGTTGGGGGATTGGTGGGTGGCGGAGCGGCCGAACTGGGTTTTGATCGGTGTGGCGGTGGCGACGTTGGCGCTGGAGGTGTGGATGGTGGCGGAGGCGGCGGTGGTGTGGCGTAAGGTGCGGCCTGGGGGGGCGTTTACGGGGGTTGGTGCGGGGATTTGA
- the cmk gene encoding (d)CMP kinase produces the protein MRRLIVTLDGPAGSGKSTAAWLLAERLGLEMLDTGAMYRGLTAKALDRGIDIESEGHAVVELARSMKIRFDWESRPPRLWIGDRDLTDRLRDTDVTQWVSDVSSMPPVRLVMVEAQQRIAAEHPRLVTEGRDQGSVVFPDADAKFYLDASPVVRAKRRADQLRAAGKPVDLDQIREAIILRDRKDASRSDGPLICPEDAERIDTSGMSLEDVVELLAGRVRAMVGVEVG, from the coding sequence ATGCGCAGACTGATCGTGACATTGGACGGGCCGGCGGGATCGGGGAAGTCGACGGCTGCGTGGCTGCTGGCGGAGCGTTTGGGGCTGGAGATGCTGGATACGGGGGCGATGTATCGGGGTCTGACGGCGAAGGCGCTGGATCGGGGGATTGATATTGAGTCGGAGGGTCATGCGGTGGTGGAGTTGGCGCGGTCGATGAAGATTCGTTTTGATTGGGAGAGTCGTCCGCCTCGGCTGTGGATTGGTGATCGTGATCTGACGGATCGGTTGCGTGATACGGATGTGACGCAGTGGGTGTCGGATGTGTCGTCGATGCCGCCGGTTCGGCTGGTGATGGTTGAGGCGCAGCAGCGGATTGCGGCGGAGCACCCGCGGCTGGTGACGGAGGGGCGTGACCAGGGTTCGGTGGTGTTTCCGGATGCGGACGCGAAGTTTTATCTGGATGCGTCGCCGGTGGTTCGGGCGAAGCGTCGTGCGGATCAGTTGCGGGCGGCGGGGAAGCCGGTGGACCTGGATCAGATCCGTGAGGCGATTATTTTGCGGGACCGGAAAGATGCGAGTCGGAGCGATGGCCCGCTGATCTGTCCAGAGGATGCGGAGCGGATCGATACGTCGGGGATGTCGCTGGAGGATGTGGTTGAGTTGCTGGCGGGTCGGGTGCGGGCGATGGTGGGAGTTGAGGTCGGATGA
- a CDS encoding MBL fold metallo-hydrolase codes for MPENNLELLRFTLGAWQTNCYVLAAHPDPGSPCWIIDTGFDPDEMLDAIDDKGWIPSRILLTHAHVDHIAGLGRTRERFPDIPVALHADERNFLDRPDLNLSAMLPTPITWPPAEDTLHHEDTLTLADGLHFQVRHVPGHSPGGVCFYQPDSALAIVGDALFAGSIGRHDFPTSDGPLLLKSIAEQILTLPDETVIFPGHGPESTIAREKQTNPYVGSNPSA; via the coding sequence ATGCCAGAAAACAACCTCGAACTGCTCCGTTTCACCCTCGGAGCGTGGCAAACCAACTGCTACGTCCTCGCCGCCCACCCCGACCCCGGCAGCCCCTGCTGGATCATCGACACCGGCTTCGACCCCGATGAAATGCTCGACGCCATCGACGACAAAGGCTGGATCCCCTCCCGCATCCTCCTTACCCATGCCCACGTCGACCACATCGCCGGCCTCGGCCGCACCCGCGAACGCTTCCCCGATATCCCCGTCGCACTCCACGCCGACGAACGCAACTTCCTCGACCGACCCGACTTAAACCTCTCCGCCATGCTCCCCACACCCATCACCTGGCCCCCCGCCGAGGACACCCTCCACCACGAGGACACCCTCACCCTCGCCGATGGCCTCCACTTCCAGGTCCGCCACGTCCCCGGCCACTCCCCAGGCGGGGTCTGCTTCTACCAGCCCGATTCCGCCCTCGCCATCGTCGGCGACGCCCTCTTCGCCGGCTCCATCGGCCGCCACGACTTCCCCACTTCCGACGGCCCTCTACTCCTTAAATCCATCGCAGAACAGATCTTAACACTCCCCGACGAAACCGTCATCTTCCCCGGACACGGCCCCGAATCCACCATCGCCCGCGAAAAACAGACCAACCCCTACGTCGGCTCCAACCCCTCAGCCTGA
- a CDS encoding LEA type 2 family protein, protein MGFPKRLLLVLVVLCPVLGGCLAPRPGVEVVRVDVIDESSEGVSFRVLVAMENPWDEPVAIGTASLTVSVEGVSRFSDTDVPPVSLPAGGVQTIELRAALPGSLASLAGRAMTARGEITYTPPGDLRVILTETGVPLPRADFSWSGEVPVAKAADR, encoded by the coding sequence ATGGGATTTCCGAAGCGATTGCTGTTGGTTTTGGTGGTGCTTTGTCCGGTGCTGGGCGGTTGTCTAGCGCCTCGGCCGGGGGTTGAGGTGGTGCGGGTGGATGTGATCGACGAGAGTTCTGAGGGTGTGTCGTTTCGGGTGCTGGTGGCGATGGAGAACCCATGGGATGAGCCGGTGGCGATCGGGACGGCATCGCTGACGGTGAGTGTGGAGGGTGTGTCGCGTTTTTCGGATACGGATGTTCCGCCTGTGAGTCTTCCGGCGGGTGGTGTTCAGACGATCGAGTTGCGGGCGGCGTTGCCGGGGTCGCTGGCGTCGTTGGCGGGTCGAGCGATGACGGCGCGGGGTGAGATCACGTACACCCCGCCTGGGGATCTTCGGGTGATCCTGACGGAGACGGGTGTCCCGCTTCCGCGGGCTGATTTTTCGTGGTCGGGGGAGGTTCCTGTGGCGAAAGCTGCGGATCGTTGA
- the ppdK gene encoding pyruvate, phosphate dikinase gives MVEDPLVRQLTRKDLSPAMAKKTKSKKKVSKKKVTKKVAKKSTAKKGASKKSSAKKKVAAKKKVAKRGVKKAAGKKRVTGKMVYSFGRTKTDGDTSMKLLLGGKGANLADMTSIGLPVPPGFTITTDTCDRYYKEGKRLPKGMMDEVRSAMKVMEKETGKKFGDAKNPLLVSVRSGAAVSMPGMMNTVLNLGLNDAAVDGLQDASGSPRFAFDAYRRLINMFGDVVMGVHHEHFEAEFDRIKAKYGVKDDTDLSAEGMSELVEAYKGVYRKYAGEEFPQDPYEQLAKGVEAVFSSWMTTRAIRYRQINEITGLKGTAVNVQAMVFGNMGDDCGTGVAFTRNPSTGQNKFYGEFLINAQGEDVVAGIRTPQPVAEMPKWNKAIHKELLKIKDQLEKHYKEMQDIEFTIEAGKLYMLQTRTGQRTGAAAVKIACDMVKEKLIPEKTGVKRIPANDLTQLLLPSFDPAAKQKAQAIATGLPASPGAAIGKLAFTAEEAVDRTHEGEKVILVRKETSPEDVDGMHSAAGILTSTGGMTSHAAVVARGWGKCCVAGAGEVHIDEKSRKITVNGKTLGPKDTISIDGSSGEVFVGEIARIEPKLSGDFATVMKWADKYRKLLIRTNADTPKDAKRARDFGAQGIGLCRTEHMFFEGDRITAMREMILASSKPAREAALAKLLPYQRDDFEGIFTAMNGLPVTVRLLDPPLHEFLPHDDKSQAELARILNVKAEMVKQRVSQLHEANPMLGHRGCRLSVTYPEILVMQVTAIVEAAILCAKKKVKAVPEIMIPLVGTAKELEILRDLTAQTIAEVKKAKAYKGKLDILIGTMVEIPRAALTADEVAEHADFFSFGTNDLTQLTFGYSRDDVNTFLPHYIQQEILEKDPFQSLDTTGVGQLVEMGVAKGRSVKKNLKVGICGEHGGDPASIRFCHTVGLNYVSCSPFRVPIARLAAAQAALMD, from the coding sequence ATGGTTGAAGACCCGCTGGTTCGCCAGCTCACGAGGAAGGACCTCTCCCCCGCCATGGCCAAGAAGACTAAGTCGAAGAAGAAGGTGTCGAAGAAGAAGGTGACCAAGAAGGTTGCGAAGAAGTCAACGGCGAAGAAGGGCGCCTCGAAGAAGTCGTCAGCTAAGAAGAAAGTGGCTGCGAAGAAGAAGGTAGCCAAGCGTGGCGTGAAGAAGGCTGCGGGCAAGAAGCGGGTCACGGGGAAGATGGTGTATTCGTTTGGTCGGACGAAGACCGATGGTGACACGTCGATGAAGCTTTTGTTGGGCGGGAAGGGTGCGAACCTGGCTGATATGACGTCGATCGGTTTGCCGGTGCCTCCTGGTTTTACGATCACGACGGATACTTGTGATCGTTATTACAAAGAGGGCAAGAGGCTGCCGAAGGGGATGATGGACGAGGTTCGTTCGGCGATGAAGGTGATGGAGAAGGAGACGGGGAAGAAGTTTGGTGACGCGAAGAACCCGCTTTTGGTTTCGGTGCGTTCGGGTGCGGCGGTGTCGATGCCGGGCATGATGAACACGGTGCTGAACCTTGGTTTGAATGACGCGGCGGTTGATGGTTTGCAGGACGCGTCGGGTTCGCCTCGTTTTGCGTTTGATGCTTATCGTCGTCTGATCAATATGTTTGGTGATGTGGTGATGGGGGTTCATCACGAGCATTTTGAAGCTGAGTTTGACCGGATCAAGGCCAAGTATGGCGTGAAGGACGACACGGACCTGAGTGCGGAGGGGATGTCGGAGCTGGTCGAGGCTTATAAGGGTGTGTACCGGAAGTACGCGGGGGAGGAGTTCCCGCAGGACCCGTATGAGCAGCTTGCGAAGGGTGTGGAGGCTGTGTTTAGCAGCTGGATGACGACGCGGGCGATTCGTTACCGGCAGATCAATGAGATCACGGGCCTGAAGGGCACGGCTGTGAATGTGCAGGCGATGGTGTTCGGGAACATGGGTGATGACTGTGGGACGGGTGTGGCGTTTACGCGCAACCCCTCGACGGGTCAGAACAAGTTTTATGGCGAGTTTCTGATTAATGCTCAGGGCGAGGACGTGGTGGCGGGCATCCGGACGCCTCAGCCGGTGGCGGAGATGCCGAAGTGGAACAAGGCGATCCATAAGGAGCTGCTGAAGATCAAGGATCAGCTCGAGAAGCATTACAAAGAGATGCAAGACATCGAGTTCACGATCGAGGCTGGTAAGTTGTACATGCTGCAGACCCGGACGGGTCAGCGGACGGGTGCGGCGGCGGTGAAGATTGCGTGCGACATGGTGAAGGAGAAGCTGATCCCCGAGAAGACGGGTGTGAAGCGGATTCCTGCGAATGATCTGACGCAGCTGCTGCTGCCGTCATTTGACCCGGCTGCGAAGCAGAAGGCTCAGGCGATTGCGACGGGTCTCCCGGCTTCTCCTGGTGCGGCGATCGGCAAGTTGGCGTTTACGGCTGAGGAGGCGGTTGACCGGACGCATGAGGGTGAGAAAGTCATCCTGGTGCGTAAGGAGACGAGTCCTGAGGACGTGGACGGGATGCACAGTGCTGCGGGCATTCTGACTTCGACCGGTGGCATGACGTCGCACGCGGCGGTGGTTGCTCGTGGTTGGGGCAAGTGCTGCGTGGCGGGTGCGGGCGAGGTTCACATTGATGAGAAGAGCCGGAAGATCACGGTGAACGGCAAGACGCTGGGTCCGAAGGACACGATCTCGATCGATGGTTCTTCGGGTGAGGTGTTTGTCGGTGAGATTGCGCGGATTGAGCCTAAGCTGTCGGGTGATTTTGCGACGGTGATGAAGTGGGCTGACAAGTATCGGAAGCTGCTGATTCGTACGAACGCGGATACGCCTAAGGATGCGAAGCGAGCGCGTGATTTTGGTGCGCAGGGCATTGGTCTGTGTCGTACGGAGCACATGTTCTTCGAGGGTGATCGGATCACGGCGATGCGTGAGATGATCCTGGCGAGTTCGAAGCCAGCGCGTGAGGCGGCTTTGGCGAAGCTGCTTCCTTACCAGCGAGACGATTTCGAGGGCATTTTTACGGCGATGAATGGTTTGCCGGTGACGGTGCGGTTGCTTGATCCGCCTTTGCATGAGTTTTTGCCTCACGATGACAAGAGCCAAGCCGAGTTGGCGAGGATTTTGAATGTGAAGGCCGAGATGGTGAAGCAGCGGGTGTCTCAGTTGCATGAGGCGAACCCGATGCTGGGTCACCGTGGTTGTCGTTTGTCGGTGACTTATCCTGAGATTCTGGTGATGCAGGTGACGGCGATCGTCGAGGCGGCGATTCTGTGTGCGAAGAAGAAGGTCAAGGCTGTTCCTGAGATCATGATTCCGTTGGTGGGTACGGCGAAGGAGCTTGAGATTCTGCGTGATCTGACGGCGCAGACGATTGCCGAGGTCAAGAAGGCGAAGGCCTACAAGGGCAAGCTGGATATTCTGATCGGGACGATGGTTGAGATCCCGCGGGCTGCGCTGACGGCGGATGAGGTCGCGGAGCATGCGGACTTCTTTAGCTTTGGTACGAACGACCTGACGCAGTTGACGTTTGGTTACAGCCGTGACGATGTGAATACGTTCCTGCCTCACTACATCCAGCAGGAGATTCTGGAGAAGGATCCGTTCCAGTCGCTGGATACGACGGGTGTTGGTCAGCTGGTTGAGATGGGTGTGGCCAAGGGTCGGAGTGTGAAGAAGAACCTGAAGGTTGGCATCTGCGGTGAGCACGGAGGTGATCCGGCGTCGATCCGTTTTTGCCACACGGTTGGGTTGAACTATGTGAGTTGTTCGCCGTTCCGTGTGCCGATCGCGCGACTTGCGGCGGCGCAGGCTGCTTTGATGGACTGA
- a CDS encoding site-2 protease family protein, whose amino-acid sequence MIELPPHFGYRMTMLTEPTTQFYAICWLLAIVISITLHELAHGWAAVRMGDDTPLHAGRLTGNPIVHMGPFSLIAMLFIGIAWGQMPIDPSRLRGRHAEALVAAAGPAANLILAIAALSLLGILGRFGVLVDDNQVAENATIFLWVMGSANLLLMLFNLLPIPPLDGSHILATYNRPYRDFFADPSKQGFALLAFIFAWMIFSPIVVPPVLTAATAYLDLLAG is encoded by the coding sequence ATGATCGAGTTACCACCCCACTTCGGCTATCGCATGACGATGCTCACCGAGCCTACCACCCAGTTCTATGCCATCTGCTGGTTGTTAGCCATCGTCATCTCCATCACCCTCCACGAACTCGCCCACGGCTGGGCCGCCGTCCGCATGGGCGACGACACCCCCCTCCACGCCGGCCGCCTCACCGGAAACCCCATCGTCCACATGGGCCCATTCTCCCTCATCGCAATGCTGTTCATCGGTATTGCCTGGGGACAAATGCCCATCGACCCCTCTCGACTCCGCGGACGCCACGCCGAAGCCCTCGTCGCCGCCGCAGGACCCGCGGCCAACCTCATCCTAGCCATCGCCGCTCTCTCGTTACTTGGCATCCTCGGCCGCTTCGGCGTCCTCGTCGACGATAACCAGGTCGCGGAAAATGCCACAATCTTTCTCTGGGTGATGGGCTCCGCCAATCTCCTGTTGATGCTCTTCAATCTCCTTCCTATCCCACCCCTCGACGGTAGCCACATCCTCGCCACCTACAACCGCCCCTACCGCGATTTCTTCGCCGACCCCTCTAAACAAGGCTTCGCCCTACTCGCCTTCATCTTCGCCTGGATGATCTTCTCCCCCATCGTCGTCCCCCCCGTCCTCACCGCCGCCACCGCCTATCTCGACCTTCTCGCCGGCTGA
- a CDS encoding sulfatase gives MRSLTLLLTLLLTTPTLAQPATTPPNIIFIFSDDHAAHAISAYGSTRNTTPNIDRLAAEGMLMRNFFCGNAICAPSRATLLTGLHSHANGQRTNQQTFDGSQITFPKRLQQAGYHTALIGKWHLKSDPTGFDHYEILPGQGQYYNPDYIHHTQGRHRERGFVTDLTTDKAINWLDNTRDADRPFLLMVHYKAPHRNWQPGPNELALFPDPIAEPDTLEDNHQGRSGVQSLQEMTIANDLWYGFDLALDHPDDTSQYTYQQTVARMSPDQRHAYEATFAQDNADFLKAQPNMTPSEVLRWKYQRYITNYLRVVAGVDRNIGRLLDHLDNTNLTNNTLIIYSSDQGFFLGEKGWFDKRWMYEESLRMPFIARWPGHIPPNTTSNALAQNIDIAPTLLDAANAPIPTHMHGRSILPILRGDQPDSPRDAIYYHFTASEAWHKVPAHYGVRTATHKLIYFYDHNAWELYDLALDPDERNSVYNDPAYADIQTNLTHRLQDLRTHYSDNTGKPLPTD, from the coding sequence ATGCGCAGCCTCACCCTCCTCCTCACCCTTCTCCTCACCACCCCCACCCTCGCTCAACCCGCAACAACACCTCCCAACATCATCTTCATCTTCTCCGACGACCACGCCGCCCACGCCATCTCAGCCTACGGCTCCACCCGCAACACCACACCCAACATCGACCGCCTCGCCGCAGAAGGCATGCTCATGCGCAACTTCTTCTGCGGCAACGCCATCTGCGCCCCCTCCCGCGCCACCCTCCTCACAGGACTACACAGCCACGCCAACGGCCAACGAACCAACCAGCAGACCTTCGACGGCTCCCAGATCACCTTCCCCAAACGCCTCCAGCAAGCCGGCTACCACACCGCCCTCATCGGCAAATGGCACCTCAAGTCCGACCCCACCGGCTTCGACCACTACGAAATCCTCCCTGGCCAGGGTCAGTACTACAACCCCGACTACATCCACCACACCCAAGGCCGCCACCGCGAACGAGGCTTCGTCACCGACCTCACCACCGACAAAGCCATCAACTGGCTCGACAACACCCGCGACGCAGACCGCCCCTTCCTCCTGATGGTCCACTACAAAGCACCACACCGAAACTGGCAACCAGGACCCAACGAACTCGCCCTCTTCCCCGACCCCATCGCCGAACCCGACACCCTCGAAGACAACCACCAGGGCCGCTCAGGCGTCCAGTCCCTCCAGGAAATGACCATCGCCAACGATCTCTGGTACGGCTTCGACCTAGCCCTCGATCACCCCGATGACACCAGCCAATACACCTACCAACAAACCGTCGCCCGAATGTCCCCCGACCAGCGACACGCCTACGAAGCCACCTTCGCCCAGGACAACGCAGACTTCCTCAAAGCCCAACCCAACATGACCCCCTCCGAGGTCCTCCGCTGGAAATATCAGCGCTACATCACCAACTACCTCCGCGTCGTCGCTGGCGTCGATCGCAACATCGGTCGCCTCCTCGACCACCTCGACAACACCAACCTCACCAACAACACCCTCATCATCTACAGCTCCGACCAGGGCTTCTTCCTCGGCGAAAAAGGCTGGTTCGACAAACGATGGATGTACGAAGAATCCCTCCGCATGCCCTTCATCGCACGCTGGCCCGGACACATCCCACCTAACACCACCTCCAACGCACTCGCCCAGAACATCGACATCGCACCCACCCTGCTCGACGCCGCCAACGCACCCATCCCAACCCACATGCACGGCCGCTCCATCCTCCCAATCCTCCGAGGCGACCAACCCGACTCACCCCGCGACGCCATCTACTACCACTTCACCGCCTCCGAAGCCTGGCACAAAGTCCCAGCCCACTACGGCGTCAGAACCGCCACCCACAAACTCATCTACTTCTACGACCACAACGCCTGGGAACTCTACGACCTCGCACTCGACCCCGATGAACGAAACTCCGTCTACAACGACCCCGCCTACGCCGACATCCAGACCAACCTCACCCACCGCCTCCAAGACCTTCGCACCCACTACTCCGACAACACCGGCAAGCCTCTGCCTACTGATTAG
- a CDS encoding lysophospholipid acyltransferase family protein produces the protein MSDDEAVKRRIERSWLEYRWWFFLKSLVYVWCLVLYRVRLWGGGNLPRTGPVLLVSNHQSYIDPMLMCLGCPGRTYCSMARSTLWRKGWLAFLLNSVHSLPVRQGDGDMAAMRGFIERLKDGQMLLVYPEGTRTEDGEVQPFESGLMLLIKRAKPVVVPVAVEGAYDIWPKGRGFPRLSGRLGLSLGEPIEAEALIPLGAEGALGLLRDRVAEQVDEMRERFDRWG, from the coding sequence ATGAGTGATGATGAGGCGGTGAAGCGGCGGATTGAGCGGAGCTGGCTGGAGTACCGGTGGTGGTTCTTTTTGAAGTCGCTGGTGTATGTGTGGTGTCTGGTGTTGTACCGGGTGAGGTTGTGGGGTGGCGGGAATCTTCCGCGGACGGGTCCGGTGCTGCTGGTGAGCAATCATCAGTCGTACATCGACCCGATGTTGATGTGCTTGGGGTGTCCGGGTCGGACGTATTGTTCGATGGCGCGGTCGACGCTTTGGCGGAAGGGGTGGCTGGCGTTTCTGCTTAACTCGGTGCACTCGCTGCCGGTGCGTCAGGGTGATGGGGATATGGCGGCGATGCGGGGGTTTATTGAGAGGCTCAAGGATGGGCAGATGCTGCTGGTATATCCAGAGGGGACGCGGACCGAGGATGGGGAGGTTCAGCCGTTTGAGTCGGGCTTGATGCTGCTGATTAAGCGGGCGAAGCCAGTGGTTGTGCCGGTGGCGGTGGAGGGTGCTTATGACATCTGGCCGAAGGGTCGGGGTTTTCCGCGGCTATCGGGGAGGCTGGGTTTGAGTCTTGGTGAGCCGATTGAGGCGGAGGCGTTGATTCCGTTGGGGGCTGAGGGTGCACTGGGTTTGCTGCGGGATCGGGTGGCTGAGCAGGTAGATGAGATGAGAGAGCGGTTTGATCGGTGGGGTTGA
- a CDS encoding DUF1772 domain-containing protein, with protein MPNTLQLLTLLTAFATAINAGVFFAFSNFIMAALARSPEPEATRAMQHINITVLNPGFFAFFFGAPLLCLGLLATAWLTRPTDHLPLITAACLLHTLGCFLATIAFNVPLNERLAKRDADAPETLTHWRHYLTTWTRWNHLRTTASALATLLLTYTLI; from the coding sequence ATGCCAAACACCCTCCAACTCCTCACCCTCCTCACCGCCTTCGCCACCGCCATCAACGCCGGCGTCTTCTTCGCCTTCTCCAACTTCATCATGGCCGCCCTCGCCCGCTCCCCCGAACCCGAAGCCACCCGCGCCATGCAGCACATCAACATCACCGTCCTCAACCCCGGCTTCTTCGCCTTCTTCTTCGGCGCCCCCCTCCTCTGCCTCGGCCTCCTCGCCACTGCCTGGCTCACCCGCCCCACCGACCACCTCCCCCTCATCACCGCCGCCTGCCTCCTCCACACCCTCGGCTGCTTCCTCGCCACCATCGCCTTCAACGTCCCCCTCAACGAACGCCTCGCCAAACGCGACGCCGACGCCCCCGAAACCCTCACCCACTGGCGTCACTACCTCACCACTTGGACCCGCTGGAACCACCTCCGCACCACTGCCTCCGCCCTCGCAACCCTCCTCCTCACCTACACCCTCATCTGA
- a CDS encoding NADH-quinone oxidoreductase subunit B family protein — MGIESALPADTFLTTQLQKVVNWSRRSSVWPMPFATACCGIELMAAASSRYDLARFGAEVMRFSPRQADLMLVAGRVPVKILPVLQRIYQQMCEPKWVISMGACASTGGIFDTYAVVQGIDQYIPVDVYVPGCPPRPETLIEGIMAIQRIIDNDEIPRDKDGKRLPLNIAVSPTHEVRAQPVRVSVEGREGVERVGV; from the coding sequence ATGGGAATTGAATCCGCTTTGCCCGCCGACACGTTTTTGACGACGCAGCTGCAGAAGGTGGTGAACTGGTCGCGTCGGAGTTCGGTGTGGCCGATGCCGTTTGCGACGGCTTGCTGCGGGATCGAGCTGATGGCGGCGGCGTCGAGTCGTTACGATCTGGCGCGGTTCGGCGCGGAGGTTATGCGGTTCAGTCCGCGGCAGGCGGACCTGATGCTGGTGGCGGGTCGGGTGCCGGTGAAGATTCTGCCGGTGCTGCAGCGGATCTATCAGCAGATGTGTGAGCCGAAGTGGGTGATCTCGATGGGGGCGTGTGCTTCGACGGGTGGGATTTTTGATACGTATGCGGTGGTGCAGGGGATTGATCAGTACATCCCGGTGGATGTTTATGTGCCTGGGTGTCCGCCTCGGCCGGAGACGCTGATCGAGGGGATCATGGCGATCCAGCGGATCATTGATAACGATGAGATTCCGCGGGACAAGGATGGGAAGCGGTTGCCGTTGAATATTGCGGTGTCGCCGACGCATGAGGTGCGGGCGCAGCCGGTGAGGGTTTCGGTGGAGGGGCGTGAGGGTGTGGAGCGGGTTGGGGTGTGA